In Thiospirochaeta perfilievii, a single window of DNA contains:
- a CDS encoding methyl-accepting chemotaxis protein encodes MKISEIYKDSSYEISMKAQMLGIIEIGLICSLFPVLILNFVSKNFMNVTLFVIVLFLLIYSFISLKKGKYNRSSKVTVISVAVILLLSAVLGKISGEQHFYAQAGTGVLIILLSSIFILSNRINYIVVFTYSAHIIIDILRRIINNEYTELTRSLSQQLVAPIVIYVLSVLILINYKKIVKGVIDKTLLEIENGKVRETLLKDIITKSNDQLSKTDSISKNIETSRLSLSGINESVSSVKGKVVSLNDKFSISEDSLMQISDSLNRLDQISDSQASHIVETSAALEEMVASIKNVSAIINNKMSSVSKLLSTAENGAKVITKTNKSFQTVIDHIDSITEMTTIISKISSQTNLLAMNAAIEAAHAGDSGKGFAVVADEVRKLAESSAVNVKTISETLKDLVKAIKDTDNNVKNSGEAFVSISSEVKDVSSAMHEIDQSVRELSVGSDEILTATSGLNELTSNVKEAVNVVKVNDDTVSKNFADMGSFVITLNNNMDEINSKSSNISIEMDGLKDLADDLNQVANKLGEELKSI; translated from the coding sequence ATGAAGATAAGTGAAATATATAAAGATAGTAGTTATGAGATAAGTATGAAGGCACAAATGTTAGGTATAATTGAGATAGGATTAATATGCTCTCTTTTCCCTGTATTAATATTAAACTTTGTTTCTAAAAATTTTATGAATGTAACTTTGTTTGTTATTGTTTTATTTCTACTAATATACTCCTTTATCAGTTTAAAAAAGGGGAAATATAATAGATCAAGTAAGGTAACTGTAATAAGTGTAGCGGTTATTCTTCTTTTATCAGCTGTTTTAGGTAAAATATCTGGGGAGCAGCATTTTTATGCCCAAGCTGGAACAGGGGTTTTAATAATACTTCTTTCATCTATTTTTATTCTTAGTAACCGAATTAATTATATTGTTGTATTTACTTATTCTGCTCACATTATAATTGATATCCTACGTAGAATTATTAACAATGAGTATACCGAGTTAACTAGATCATTATCCCAGCAGTTAGTAGCACCTATTGTCATTTATGTTCTAAGTGTTCTAATTCTTATAAATTATAAAAAAATTGTTAAAGGTGTTATAGATAAAACCCTCCTAGAGATAGAAAATGGTAAAGTTCGTGAGACTTTATTAAAGGATATAATTACAAAATCAAATGATCAGCTGTCTAAAACAGATAGTATTTCAAAAAATATAGAGACTTCAAGGCTCTCTTTAAGTGGTATAAATGAGAGTGTTAGCTCTGTAAAAGGTAAGGTTGTCTCCCTAAATGATAAATTTTCTATTTCTGAGGACTCCCTAATGCAAATCTCTGATAGTTTAAACAGGTTAGATCAAATATCAGATAGCCAAGCATCACACATTGTAGAGACAAGCGCTGCATTAGAAGAGATGGTCGCCTCCATAAAAAATGTATCCGCCATTATAAATAATAAGATGAGTTCAGTATCAAAACTTTTATCAACTGCTGAAAACGGTGCTAAGGTTATAACTAAAACAAATAAATCCTTTCAAACTGTTATAGACCATATAGATAGTATAACAGAGATGACAACTATTATATCTAAAATATCAAGCCAAACTAACTTATTAGCTATGAACGCAGCTATTGAGGCAGCCCATGCTGGGGATTCCGGAAAAGGTTTTGCAGTTGTTGCAGATGAAGTTAGAAAACTTGCAGAATCTAGTGCTGTTAATGTAAAAACAATAAGCGAGACTTTAAAAGACCTTGTAAAAGCTATAAAGGATACTGATAATAATGTAAAGAATAGTGGAGAAGCTTTTGTATCAATAAGTTCAGAAGTTAAGGATGTTAGTTCTGCTATGCATGAAATAGATCAGAGTGTTAGGGAACTCTCGGTTGGTAGCGATGAGATATTAACAGCAACATCAGGATTAAATGAGTTAACAAGTAATGTAAAAGAAGCTGTTAATGTTGTTAAGGTTAACGATGATACTGTTTCTAAAAACTTTGCAGATATGGGAAGCTTTGTAATTACCCTAAATAATAATATGGATGAGATAAATTCTAAAAGCTCTAATATTAGCATTGAAATGGATGGACTTAAGGATTTAGCCGATGACCTTAATCAGGTAGCTAACAAACTTGGAGAAGAGCTTAAATCTATCTAA
- a CDS encoding DUF429 domain-containing protein, which yields MIIGIDLAGPKNHTDTAISFIEDKNIKVYSGFSDDELFNFLFKHKAKYVGIDAPLSYSQQGGYRESDRDLRTYLNSFGFTKIGVMPPTYSRMIYLTSRGIRLTRLFSFLDIKPILYECHPGAFLALDNYNYEDVLLVKKSIPSINNLIKAIEIRGYTFKIKPKNDHEIMSVAVALAVESKINGKIHWESCKKDIDGYPFIA from the coding sequence ATGATTATAGGTATAGATCTAGCAGGCCCTAAAAACCATACAGATACAGCTATATCATTTATAGAAGATAAGAACATAAAAGTTTATAGTGGGTTTTCTGATGATGAGTTATTTAATTTTCTTTTTAAACATAAAGCAAAATACGTTGGAATTGATGCACCCCTATCCTACTCTCAACAAGGAGGATATAGGGAGTCAGATAGAGACTTAAGAACTTATCTAAATAGTTTTGGTTTTACAAAAATAGGTGTTATGCCACCAACTTATAGTAGAATGATATACTTAACATCAAGGGGAATAAGGTTAACTCGACTATTTAGTTTCTTAGATATAAAACCTATTTTATACGAGTGTCATCCAGGAGCCTTTTTAGCCCTAGACAACTACAATTATGAAGATGTTCTTTTGGTAAAAAAATCCATACCTTCAATAAACAATCTTATAAAAGCCATAGAGATTAGGGGTTATACATTTAAAATAAAACCCAAAAATGATCATGAAATTATGTCTGTAGCTGTGGCACTAGCCGTAGAGTCAAAGATAAATGGGAAGATTCATTGGGAGAGTTGTAAAAAAGATATTGATGGCTATCCGTTTATCGCATAA
- a CDS encoding PilZN3 domain-containing protein — MRRRLNDIYNNHKDHDITFNQSVIRSLGLKVDQIYLKVGDRKFPSILYSSSLTSSRIIIKLTPLQIEFLKKNRNNLAIKYCFKIPTEKSNIVFYINSKIISLVPYGNQEQELYFATFEFINRAPNDLISILGTYIQDQENKHKRAEERFVLNNQNCNSLLRNSMENFLFISGKGRRCILTEISIFSAKIIIVGDKKEFKEKTSVLLLIKYNGLDGIGEMMGEITRVDNINTRKDLFTIIITFNQELIPPTYKMWIAEFLERVNIKGVL, encoded by the coding sequence ATGAGACGTCGATTAAATGATATATATAATAATCATAAAGACCACGATATTACATTTAATCAAAGTGTTATTAGATCCCTAGGATTAAAAGTTGATCAAATATATTTAAAGGTTGGGGATAGGAAATTCCCATCTATTTTATACTCTTCATCACTAACAAGCTCAAGGATTATAATAAAATTGACACCACTTCAAATAGAATTCTTAAAAAAAAATAGAAATAACCTAGCAATAAAATACTGCTTTAAAATCCCAACAGAGAAGAGTAATATAGTCTTTTATATAAACTCAAAAATTATAAGTTTAGTCCCCTATGGTAACCAGGAACAAGAGCTCTATTTTGCAACCTTTGAATTTATAAATAGAGCCCCAAACGACCTAATTAGTATTTTAGGGACATATATACAGGATCAAGAAAATAAACATAAGAGAGCAGAAGAGCGATTTGTATTAAACAACCAAAATTGCAACTCATTATTACGAAATAGTATGGAAAATTTTCTATTTATCTCAGGAAAGGGAAGAAGATGTATTTTAACAGAGATATCAATATTTAGTGCAAAAATAATTATAGTAGGGGATAAAAAAGAGTTTAAGGAGAAAACAAGCGTCCTTTTATTAATAAAATATAATGGACTTGATGGAATTGGAGAAATGATGGGAGAGATTACAAGGGTTGATAATATTAATACAAGAAAGGATCTATTTACAATAATAATCACCTTTAATCAGGAGCTAATTCCCCCTACTTACAAGATGTGGATAGCAGAATTCCTTGAAAGGGTTAATATAAAAGGAGTACTATGA
- a CDS encoding LysR family transcriptional regulator, producing the protein MNTRALQCFIKVYEKKSITAAAKEIYISPQGLSKIIKQLEIELETELFFRGSHGMESTESGELLYARARHICYLMEDIKKEIGIINGSRGALNVIVSASATFFIPLDLIYSFSDEHPNQQLKIQDHPDSFPINDLFQEQADVGIIICHEGIDNCNYNLLHRGEIVLVVSKDHPFAIKDEVSITDLENEMLVLKAIDSGKDHILIEKCLDLGITPVIKHESESLSTIHHLCESQNVVGVSIDFVEDKISNDRIRVIRLKEVLPVNLYFISKNREVENRSIKLFYDYLKQSKG; encoded by the coding sequence ATGAATACTAGAGCCCTACAATGTTTTATTAAGGTTTATGAAAAAAAGAGTATAACCGCAGCAGCTAAAGAGATATACATCTCTCCCCAGGGGCTTAGTAAAATTATTAAGCAACTGGAGATAGAGCTTGAAACAGAGCTCTTTTTTCGTGGCTCCCATGGTATGGAGTCTACAGAGTCTGGTGAGTTACTCTATGCTAGGGCTAGGCATATTTGTTATCTAATGGAAGATATAAAAAAAGAGATAGGGATTATAAATGGAAGTCGAGGTGCTTTAAATGTAATTGTTTCAGCATCTGCTACCTTTTTTATTCCGCTAGATTTAATATATTCATTTTCCGATGAGCATCCAAATCAACAATTAAAAATACAAGACCACCCAGATAGCTTCCCTATAAATGATCTATTCCAAGAACAGGCTGATGTAGGCATTATTATATGTCATGAGGGGATAGATAATTGTAATTATAACCTACTTCATAGGGGAGAGATTGTCTTAGTTGTTTCTAAGGACCATCCTTTTGCTATAAAAGATGAGGTCTCTATAACAGATCTGGAGAACGAAATGCTTGTTTTAAAGGCAATTGACTCTGGTAAAGATCATATATTAATCGAGAAGTGTTTAGACCTTGGTATAACTCCAGTAATTAAACATGAGAGTGAGAGTCTATCTACAATACACCATCTGTGTGAGAGTCAGAATGTTGTTGGTGTATCAATAGACTTTGTTGAGGATAAAATTTCTAATGATAGGATTAGAGTTATTAGACTTAAAGAGGTTCTTCCAGTAAACTTGTATTTTATATCAAAAAATCGTGAAGTAGAAAACAGATCTATAAAGCTCTTTTATGACTACTTAAAACAGAGTAAGGGTTAG
- a CDS encoding MarR family winged helix-turn-helix transcriptional regulator yields MEKKKIIGRDISILHRHKNRYGDTVFKEFNLNNTQAEALLYLNRFPGANLKEINNYFMINKASITKIVNHLEILGYVSRRYNKQDKRECGVYLTDSGIELIPELINRLQKWENMLLSNIESRDVEKLRDLLFQMVENITVMGLK; encoded by the coding sequence ATGGAGAAAAAAAAGATTATAGGAAGGGATATTTCTATCCTTCACAGACATAAAAATAGGTATGGAGATACGGTCTTTAAGGAATTTAATCTAAATAATACCCAGGCCGAGGCTCTTTTATATTTAAACAGATTTCCTGGGGCAAATTTAAAGGAGATAAATAACTATTTTATGATTAACAAGGCTTCGATTACAAAAATTGTTAACCATTTAGAGATTTTAGGTTATGTAAGCCGTAGGTACAACAAACAGGATAAGAGAGAGTGTGGTGTATATTTAACAGATTCTGGTATTGAATTGATTCCAGAACTGATTAATAGACTTCAAAAATGGGAAAATATGTTGCTTAGTAACATTGAAAGTAGAGATGTAGAGAAGCTTCGGGATCTTCTATTCCAAATGGTAGAAAATATAACAGTAATGGGGTTAAAATGA
- a CDS encoding MATE family efflux transporter, giving the protein MNKKTEKLGNMDVKILILKMALPAMISMIVQALYNIVDSIFVARISEKALTALSLAFPIQMIIVSIFVGLGVGVNSYISRKLGEGKKDEAINTAEHGLLIGIAIWSLLAISSFILPKFFFKLFTDDPVIIKYSVQYTRIVMLFSFGSILTEVCMNILRATGDMISSMKIQLLGALINIILDPIFIFGFLFIPALGVTGAAIATVIGQLCAMAFALTLVLKNKKGLELDFSKFKYSLNITKEIFRVGVPAIFMQLLGSFMLTGLNLILAGISSTSVAVFGAYFKLQSFIYMPVFGLNQGMMPVVGYNYGAKKYDRVASAVKYSVIYAAVIMLFGFILFQLFPRPLLALFNSSEQMYEIGVVCLRTISYGFIFSAGGIVLSTLFQALGKGSISLFLSFARQIIFLLPLAFVFSRIMGVQGVWLAFPISEILSLFIAIFFTFKVFKGMGEGSFVKKKYA; this is encoded by the coding sequence ATGAATAAAAAAACAGAAAAACTTGGTAATATGGATGTTAAAATATTAATATTAAAAATGGCTCTGCCTGCAATGATATCTATGATAGTTCAGGCTCTTTATAATATAGTAGATAGTATCTTTGTTGCAAGAATATCTGAGAAAGCATTAACAGCTCTATCCCTTGCATTCCCTATTCAGATGATAATTGTATCGATATTTGTAGGCCTAGGGGTTGGAGTAAACTCATATATTTCTAGGAAACTAGGTGAGGGTAAGAAGGATGAAGCTATAAATACAGCTGAACATGGACTTTTAATTGGAATAGCAATTTGGAGTCTACTTGCTATATCTTCATTTATTTTGCCTAAGTTCTTTTTTAAGCTTTTTACAGATGATCCAGTAATTATTAAATACTCTGTCCAGTATACAAGAATTGTGATGTTATTTTCATTTGGAAGTATACTAACCGAGGTTTGTATGAACATTTTAAGGGCTACAGGGGATATGATTAGCTCTATGAAGATTCAGCTACTAGGAGCTCTAATAAATATTATTTTAGATCCAATTTTTATATTTGGATTTCTTTTTATTCCTGCTTTAGGTGTTACAGGAGCTGCTATAGCAACTGTAATAGGACAGTTATGTGCTATGGCATTTGCACTAACCCTAGTATTAAAAAACAAGAAAGGTTTAGAGCTGGATTTTAGTAAGTTTAAGTATAGTTTAAATATAACTAAAGAGATCTTTAGAGTTGGAGTCCCTGCAATTTTTATGCAACTGTTAGGATCATTTATGTTAACTGGTCTTAATTTAATACTAGCTGGAATATCCTCAACATCCGTAGCTGTTTTTGGGGCTTATTTTAAGCTGCAATCCTTTATCTATATGCCTGTTTTTGGCTTGAACCAAGGGATGATGCCTGTAGTAGGGTATAACTATGGAGCAAAAAAGTATGATAGGGTAGCCTCTGCTGTAAAGTATAGCGTAATCTATGCTGCAGTAATAATGTTATTTGGTTTTATACTTTTTCAACTCTTTCCAAGACCTCTTTTAGCACTCTTTAATAGCTCTGAACAAATGTATGAAATAGGGGTTGTTTGCCTTAGAACAATAAGTTATGGATTTATATTCTCCGCGGGAGGAATAGTTTTATCAACACTCTTTCAAGCCTTAGGAAAGGGGTCAATAAGTCTTTTTCTATCTTTTGCTAGACAGATTATATTTTTACTCCCTCTAGCCTTTGTTTTTAGTAGGATAATGGGAGTACAAGGAGTATGGTTAGCCTTTCCTATATCGGAAATATTATCACTGTTCATAGCTATCTTTTTTACCTTTAAGGTTTTTAAGGGTATGGGAGAGGGGTCTTTTGTTAAAAAAAAGTATGCATAA